One Jannaschia sp. GRR-S6-38 genomic window carries:
- a CDS encoding L-threonylcarbamoyladenylate synthase produces the protein MATTGTQRHGDANVTKAAALLRRGGLVAFPTETVYGLGALATDGRAVARIFAAKGRPSFNPLIVHVPDLAAAERLAVFDPLARRLAAAFWPGPLTLVLPLKEGHGLSPLVTAGLDTVALRVPAAPLARALLAEVGGPLAAPSANPSGRISATRAAHVRAGLGDAVDMVLDGGPCPVGLESTILRSAPLALLREGGLAAETIEAVTGPLPRDVTPGRVQAPGQMSSHYAPSLPMRLDVTAPDPEALLIGFGPVAGDLSLSPEGDLVAAAAALFDTLHRADAEARARGASRIDVAPIPETGLGRAINDRLRRAAAPR, from the coding sequence GACGCGAACGTCACGAAGGCCGCCGCGCTCCTGCGGCGGGGCGGGCTGGTCGCCTTTCCAACCGAGACGGTCTACGGGCTCGGCGCGCTTGCCACGGACGGGAGGGCGGTGGCGCGGATCTTCGCGGCCAAGGGCCGGCCCAGCTTCAATCCGCTGATCGTCCATGTCCCCGACCTCGCCGCCGCCGAGCGACTGGCCGTCTTCGACCCGCTGGCCCGGCGGCTGGCCGCGGCGTTCTGGCCCGGCCCGCTGACGCTGGTCCTGCCCCTGAAGGAGGGGCATGGCCTGTCGCCGCTGGTGACCGCGGGGCTCGACACGGTGGCGCTGCGGGTGCCGGCCGCGCCGCTGGCGCGCGCGCTTCTGGCGGAGGTGGGCGGCCCGCTGGCCGCCCCTTCGGCCAACCCGTCGGGGCGGATCAGCGCGACCCGGGCCGCGCATGTCCGCGCGGGCCTGGGGGACGCGGTGGACATGGTGCTCGATGGCGGGCCCTGCCCGGTCGGGCTGGAATCGACGATCCTGCGCAGCGCGCCGCTGGCGCTCTTGCGCGAGGGCGGGCTGGCGGCCGAAACGATCGAGGCGGTGACGGGCCCGCTGCCGCGCGACGTGACGCCGGGCCGGGTGCAGGCCCCGGGGCAGATGTCGTCGCATTATGCGCCCTCGCTCCCCATGCGGCTGGACGTGACCGCGCCGGATCCCGAGGCGCTGCTGATCGGCTTCGGGCCGGTGGCGGGCGATCTGAGCCTCTCGCCCGAGGGCGACCTGGTCGCCGCCGCCGCCGCGCTCTTCGACACGCTGCACCGCGCCGATGCCGAGGCGCGCGCCCGCGGCGCGTCGCGGATCGACGTCGCCCCGATCCCCGAGACGGGGCTCGGCCGCGCGATCAACGACCGGTTGCGCCGCGCCGCCGCGCCGCGGTGA
- a CDS encoding protein-disulfide reductase DsbD domain-containing protein: protein MLIRLLTLLALALAPALPARAQMQDDIAQVLRVSLIPGWRQQDGSHVAGLRFDLAPGWRTYWRSAGAAGISPQMDWRGSRGLGSVTPQWPTPTVFRQGRALSIGYDDDFVLPLLIQGAGGGAAHLDGVLDLGVCAEICLPARIRVSGDLPAGGAPDPAIRAALADRPGRIRADARCSLRPTRDGMALTGRIPLPPQGRSEAVVFEVPDPSLWVTDAVVSRQGGTLTATSELMAGGGRGVALDRSRVRITVIGDRGAVEIDGCRS, encoded by the coding sequence ATGCTGATCCGTCTCCTCACGCTCCTCGCGCTCGCCCTCGCGCCGGCGCTCCCCGCCCGCGCGCAGATGCAGGACGACATCGCGCAGGTGCTGCGCGTCAGCCTGATCCCCGGCTGGCGTCAGCAGGATGGCAGCCATGTCGCCGGCCTGCGCTTCGACCTCGCGCCGGGCTGGCGGACCTATTGGCGCAGCGCGGGGGCGGCCGGCATCTCGCCGCAGATGGACTGGCGCGGCTCGCGCGGGCTTGGTTCGGTCACGCCGCAATGGCCGACGCCCACGGTGTTCCGCCAGGGGCGCGCGCTTTCGATCGGCTATGACGACGATTTCGTCCTGCCGCTCCTCATCCAGGGGGCCGGCGGGGGCGCGGCGCATCTCGACGGCGTGCTGGATCTCGGTGTCTGCGCGGAGATTTGCCTGCCCGCGCGCATCCGGGTCAGCGGAGACCTGCCGGCGGGCGGCGCGCCCGATCCGGCGATCCGCGCGGCGCTGGCCGACCGCCCCGGACGCATCCGCGCCGACGCCCGCTGCAGCCTGCGGCCCACGCGGGACGGGATGGCCCTGACCGGACGCATCCCGCTGCCGCCGCAGGGCCGGTCCGAGGCGGTGGTCTTCGAGGTGCCGGACCCCTCGCTCTGGGTGACGGACGCGGTCGTGTCGCGGCAGGGTGGAACGCTGACGGCCACTTCTGAGTTGATGGCCGGAGGCGGACGGGGCGTGGCCCTGGATCGCTC